Proteins co-encoded in one Methylobacterium sp. WL1 genomic window:
- a CDS encoding formaldehyde-activating enzyme: MSERIILRAGEALVAGGPPNTASEPEVIIGELDGPVGTAIATLTGDQVVGHSRVFALLNTDIMVRPVTLCVSKVSVTESKYTSILMGTVQFAIANGVLDAVRAGYIPKEKANDLGIICSVWLSPGVIQAETVDHKALFEIQRKGMTEAIRKAMTNEPSIDWLLENQDKIVHKYYTMGLEGKI; encoded by the coding sequence ATGAGTGAACGCATCATCCTCCGCGCCGGCGAGGCGCTCGTGGCGGGCGGCCCGCCGAACACCGCGTCCGAGCCGGAGGTCATCATCGGAGAGCTGGACGGTCCCGTCGGCACCGCGATCGCGACGCTGACGGGCGACCAGGTGGTCGGCCACAGCCGCGTCTTCGCGCTCCTCAACACCGACATCATGGTCCGGCCGGTAACGCTCTGCGTCTCCAAGGTCAGCGTGACCGAGAGCAAGTACACCTCGATCCTGATGGGCACGGTGCAGTTCGCCATCGCCAACGGCGTGCTCGACGCCGTGCGGGCCGGCTACATCCCCAAGGAGAAGGCCAACGACCTCGGCATCATCTGCTCGGTCTGGCTGAGCCCCGGCGTGATCCAGGCCGAGACGGTGGACCACAAGGCGCTGTTCGAGATCCAGCGCAAGGGCATGACCGAGGCGATCCGCAAGGCCATGACCAACGAGCCGTCGATCGACTGGCTGCTCGAGAACCAGGACAAGATCGTGCACAAGTATTACACGATGGGTCTCGAAGGTAAGATCTGA
- a CDS encoding rhamnan synthesis F family protein, translating to MRLRDVFVAGPARSLTRPLARRLKRRRTSEPRQADLVAAVKASGLFDPAWYGRRYPDVVGEGIDPLVHYAVHGGREGRWPSPLFHGDRYLDAVPGLRAEGVNPLIHYVERGADAGIAPNPLFDPDWYAQRYLGGADARAWAFFHFLKSPDTDPSPLFDSAWYRSRYPDAREAGGIALSHYFETGRKQGYLRTPEEFAGLSRHVDLIRRSGIFDAEFYRGRCPEAETSGLEPLEHYVMAGGYRRYAPHPLFDPDWYAAQSAAVRADSLNPLVHFLEHGAREGLDPGPWFDTRWYTETYLADDATDANPLAHFLADNGRRTSPSPRFDAPWYLARYPRVAALGLNPLVDYVITGLEAGRLTRRVAGTAVPEAADARLSCLKREPRRHGRTALFITHAPEGRIRGHVEPYLRAFAENGIDIVLIIAADQHKTAVPEAILKLCASAYLRENTGFDFAAWAHVLLEDDDLLDSETLYLANDSLVGPLDSGDFAGMLAKIDAYPEAVIGLADNFYYSHHLQSFFLALKKRCVSSYAFNHFIQSVANWPDKNTVITEYELTFSGRMRAAGLGMRSLFSAQNKHMTLVNDPRNNRTLFDWENMLTQGFPFVKRSLLGEHAAIGGAAVREAIGERGFDLDRLDQTFTYPGPKIWADLRRPKAPERPLRVSYVSPMNYANGLGVAARSYVRALHRAPFALNVHPMERSFHVHARVGPGWQARTFSGAPDVALVHFNGDSWHSLMSERQLDIAASARLKIGLFVWETSHVPGGWLPTVDGLDAIWAPTEFCAAIFRQITDIPVDVVPYVVENEPGEPASAAAKANLRKAFSIDPAKKVILYAFDGSSYLARKNPHALIRAFRAAGLAQSAWQLVLKTKHVFDLPDEGKKLLDLVGKAGDVVVIDQPLSQNELGALFELCAVYASSHSSEGFGLTIAEAMEMGKVVVATDYGGSRDFLDATCGFPVKAEIAALDQTYGPYLRGAEWGQVDEDDLARALTDAARAVASGDAARIGAAARARIRERLSIGAVAAAMEASLSRLLKAERT from the coding sequence ATGCGCCTTCGAGATGTGTTCGTCGCCGGGCCCGCGCGGTCCCTCACGCGCCCTCTGGCCCGGCGCCTGAAGCGGCGGCGGACGAGCGAGCCCCGGCAAGCGGATCTCGTGGCGGCCGTGAAGGCCTCGGGCCTGTTCGATCCGGCCTGGTACGGGCGGCGCTATCCCGACGTGGTCGGCGAGGGGATCGACCCGCTCGTGCACTACGCGGTCCATGGCGGGCGGGAGGGGCGCTGGCCGTCGCCGTTGTTCCACGGCGACCGCTACCTCGACGCCGTCCCGGGCCTGCGCGCCGAGGGCGTGAACCCGCTGATCCACTACGTCGAGCGCGGCGCCGATGCCGGCATCGCCCCCAACCCGCTGTTCGACCCGGACTGGTACGCGCAGCGCTATCTCGGCGGCGCCGACGCCCGCGCCTGGGCGTTCTTCCACTTCCTGAAAAGCCCCGACACCGACCCGTCGCCACTGTTCGATTCCGCTTGGTACCGGTCGCGCTACCCCGATGCCCGGGAGGCGGGCGGCATCGCGCTCAGTCACTATTTCGAGACCGGGCGGAAGCAGGGCTATCTGCGCACCCCCGAGGAATTCGCCGGGCTGTCGCGGCACGTCGACCTGATCCGCCGCTCCGGGATCTTCGACGCGGAGTTCTACCGCGGGCGCTGCCCCGAGGCCGAGACCAGCGGGCTCGAGCCGCTGGAGCATTACGTGATGGCGGGCGGCTACCGCCGCTACGCCCCGCATCCCCTGTTCGACCCCGACTGGTACGCCGCCCAATCGGCGGCGGTGCGCGCCGACAGCCTCAACCCGCTGGTGCACTTCCTGGAGCACGGCGCCCGGGAGGGGCTCGATCCCGGCCCCTGGTTCGATACGCGCTGGTACACCGAAACCTATCTCGCCGACGACGCGACGGATGCCAATCCGCTTGCGCACTTCCTGGCCGACAACGGCCGGCGCACGAGCCCGTCCCCGCGCTTCGACGCGCCCTGGTACCTCGCCCGCTACCCCCGGGTCGCGGCGCTCGGGCTCAACCCCCTGGTCGACTACGTCATCACCGGGCTCGAGGCGGGGCGGCTGACCCGCCGGGTCGCCGGCACCGCCGTTCCGGAGGCCGCCGACGCCCGGCTGTCCTGCCTGAAGCGGGAGCCGCGCCGGCACGGCCGCACGGCCTTGTTCATCACCCACGCGCCGGAGGGGCGCATCCGCGGCCATGTCGAGCCCTACCTGCGGGCGTTTGCCGAGAACGGCATCGACATCGTGCTCATCATCGCGGCCGACCAGCACAAGACCGCGGTGCCGGAGGCGATCCTGAAGCTCTGCGCCTCGGCCTACCTGCGCGAAAACACCGGCTTCGATTTCGCCGCCTGGGCCCATGTCCTCCTTGAGGACGACGACCTACTCGATTCCGAGACCCTGTATCTCGCCAACGACAGCCTGGTCGGCCCCCTCGACAGCGGCGACTTCGCGGGGATGCTGGCGAAGATCGATGCCTACCCCGAGGCGGTGATCGGACTCGCCGACAACTTCTACTACAGTCACCACCTGCAAAGCTTCTTCCTGGCCCTGAAGAAGCGCTGCGTGTCCTCCTACGCGTTCAACCACTTCATCCAGTCGGTGGCAAACTGGCCGGACAAGAACACAGTCATCACCGAGTACGAGTTGACCTTCTCAGGACGGATGCGGGCCGCGGGGCTCGGCATGCGCAGCCTGTTCTCGGCCCAGAACAAGCACATGACGCTCGTCAACGACCCGCGCAACAACCGCACCCTGTTCGACTGGGAGAACATGCTGACCCAGGGCTTCCCGTTCGTGAAGCGCTCGCTCCTGGGCGAGCACGCCGCGATCGGCGGCGCGGCGGTGCGCGAGGCCATCGGCGAGCGCGGCTTCGACCTCGACCGGCTCGACCAGACCTTCACGTATCCCGGCCCCAAGATCTGGGCCGACCTGCGCAGGCCGAAGGCGCCGGAGCGGCCCTTGCGCGTCTCCTACGTCTCGCCGATGAACTACGCCAACGGGCTCGGCGTCGCGGCGCGCAGCTACGTGCGGGCGCTGCACCGGGCGCCGTTCGCCCTGAACGTGCATCCGATGGAGCGGTCGTTCCACGTCCATGCCCGGGTCGGGCCGGGCTGGCAGGCCCGGACCTTCTCGGGGGCGCCGGACGTCGCCCTGGTCCATTTCAACGGCGACAGCTGGCACTCGCTGATGAGCGAGCGGCAGCTCGACATCGCCGCGAGCGCCCGGCTCAAGATCGGGCTGTTCGTCTGGGAGACCTCGCACGTGCCCGGGGGCTGGCTGCCCACCGTGGACGGCCTCGACGCGATCTGGGCGCCCACGGAGTTCTGCGCCGCGATCTTCCGCCAGATCACCGACATCCCGGTCGATGTCGTGCCCTACGTGGTCGAGAACGAGCCCGGCGAGCCGGCGAGCGCCGCCGCCAAGGCCAACCTGCGCAAGGCGTTCTCCATCGACCCGGCCAAAAAGGTCATCCTCTACGCCTTCGACGGGTCGAGCTACCTCGCCCGCAAGAATCCGCACGCGCTGATCCGCGCGTTCCGGGCGGCGGGGCTGGCGCAATCCGCCTGGCAGCTCGTGCTCAAGACCAAGCACGTGTTCGACCTGCCCGACGAGGGCAAGAAGCTGCTCGACCTCGTCGGCAAGGCCGGGGACGTGGTGGTGATCGATCAGCCGCTGTCCCAGAACGAACTCGGCGCCCTGTTCGAGCTCTGCGCGGTCTACGCCTCGTCGCATTCCTCGGAAGGCTTCGGCCTGACGATCGCCGAGGCGATGGAGATGGGCAAGGTCGTGGTCGCCACCGATTACGGCGGCAGCCGCGACTTCCTCGACGCCACCTGCGGCTTCCCGGTGAAGGCCGAGATCGCCGCCCTGGACCAGACCTACGGGCCATATCTGCGCGGCGCCGAATGGGGGCAGGTGGACGAGGACGACCTCGCCCGCGCGCTCACCGACGCCGCCCGGGCGGTGGCGAGCGGCGATGCCGCCCGGATCGGCGCCGCCGCCCGCGCGCGGATCCGCGAGCGCCTGTCGATCGGCGCGGTGGCCGCCGCCATGGAGGCGAGCCTGTCGCGCCTTCTCAAGGCCGAACGTACCTGA
- a CDS encoding glycosyltransferase, which yields MLNKKPVPAPSASWSARAWPDAILPLPLDERFHPVDDRKLGQVAAGQLPACRAVFVAPAASDLHPELFAPILAAMAERPDIGIFYGDDAVMDGAGQVRSVHCKPAFNPALLMADDYIGFPLVIRVSALAGLTPDFGRRTGNAAWFRLLLDALSAGIGIDRIPQTLIASPLVRPKAKRAARADVLDRWFQGSGAPLRTAPGLTPDTLEIRRSLDARPPVTLVVPTAQTRPRNEDGSPIAGAKPHVITLLDSLARSSYPADRIRVLIGDDKADDAIYRGRSDRFAVTRLLTTRPEGAPFNYAAKMNTLWRAAETDLVILMNDDLVVRRPGWIEALLTFALDRGVGGVGGRLLFPSGKIQHAGMFGGIFDVCAHPWYNRDAAEPTYGDWALAQRDCSSVTGALFATRKAVLEAVDGFDESFALDFNDVDLCFKLRMLGYRIVYTPFAEMAHRESASRQTSFAPGSQISRFLRRWDDVLTDDPAYSPQLRTDTDVVAPRADAARWVSERRPS from the coding sequence GTGTTGAACAAGAAGCCGGTCCCGGCCCCGTCGGCCTCATGGAGCGCGCGCGCCTGGCCGGACGCGATCCTGCCGCTGCCCCTCGACGAGCGCTTCCACCCGGTCGACGACCGCAAGCTCGGCCAGGTCGCCGCCGGCCAGCTGCCCGCCTGCCGGGCCGTGTTCGTGGCCCCGGCGGCGTCCGATCTGCATCCGGAGCTGTTCGCACCGATCCTCGCCGCAATGGCCGAGCGGCCGGATATCGGCATCTTCTACGGCGACGACGCCGTGATGGACGGCGCGGGCCAGGTCCGCAGCGTCCATTGCAAGCCGGCCTTCAACCCGGCGCTCCTCATGGCCGACGACTATATCGGCTTCCCGCTGGTGATCCGCGTCTCGGCCCTGGCAGGCCTGACCCCGGATTTCGGCCGGCGTACCGGCAACGCCGCCTGGTTCCGGCTGCTGCTCGACGCGCTCTCGGCGGGCATCGGCATCGACCGGATCCCGCAGACGCTGATCGCCTCGCCGCTCGTCCGTCCGAAGGCGAAGCGCGCCGCCCGCGCCGACGTGCTCGACCGCTGGTTCCAGGGCTCGGGCGCGCCCCTGCGCACCGCCCCGGGCCTGACCCCGGACACGCTGGAGATCCGCCGCAGCCTCGATGCGCGCCCGCCCGTGACCCTGGTGGTGCCCACCGCCCAGACCAGGCCCCGGAACGAGGACGGGAGCCCGATCGCGGGCGCCAAGCCGCACGTCATCACCCTCCTCGACAGCCTCGCCCGCAGCAGCTACCCGGCCGACCGGATCCGGGTGCTGATCGGCGACGACAAGGCCGACGACGCGATCTATCGCGGCCGGTCCGACCGGTTCGCGGTGACCCGCCTGCTCACCACCCGGCCCGAGGGCGCACCCTTCAACTACGCGGCCAAGATGAACACCCTCTGGCGCGCCGCCGAGACCGACCTCGTCATCCTGATGAACGACGACCTCGTTGTGCGCCGCCCCGGCTGGATCGAGGCGCTGCTGACCTTCGCGCTCGACCGCGGCGTCGGCGGCGTCGGCGGGCGGCTGCTGTTCCCGAGCGGCAAGATCCAGCACGCCGGCATGTTCGGCGGCATCTTCGACGTCTGCGCCCACCCCTGGTACAACCGCGACGCGGCCGAGCCGACCTACGGCGACTGGGCGCTGGCGCAGCGCGACTGCTCGTCGGTGACCGGCGCGCTGTTCGCCACCCGCAAGGCGGTGCTGGAAGCGGTCGACGGCTTCGACGAGAGTTTTGCGCTCGACTTCAACGACGTCGATCTGTGCTTCAAGCTGCGGATGCTCGGCTACCGCATCGTCTACACGCCGTTCGCCGAGATGGCGCACCGCGAGAGCGCCTCCCGGCAGACCAGCTTCGCCCCGGGCTCGCAGATCTCGCGCTTCCTGCGCCGCTGGGACGACGTGCTGACCGACGACCCGGCCTACAGCCCGCAGCTGCGCACCGACACCGATGTGGTCGCCCCCCGGGCCGACGCGGCCCGCTGGGTGAGCGAGCGCCGGCCCTCCTGA